Below is a genomic region from Deltaproteobacteria bacterium.
CGGCATCACCACTGAGACGTTGACGCGCGGCCGCTTTGCCCGGCTCGATGACATGACCAGCAGTGCTAGCCCCGAGGAGCGGGCCAAGGTCGTGGCTGCTATGGAGCATATCTACGACGTATTTCTCGCTCGGGTGAGCGAGGGGCGTCTGCTGACGCGCGAGCGGGTCAACGAGCTCGGACGCGGGCGGGTGTGGACTGGGAGCCAGGCCAAGGACAACGGCCTGATTGACGAACTCGGGGGTTTCATGCGCGCGATCGAGTTGGCCAAGGAGGCCGCCGGCATCGCGCCGGCGCAGGAAGTTCGGTTGCAGTTCTACCCGCGGCCCAAGAACACGATCGCGCGGCTGGCCGGCTACCTCGAGGCCCGCGCCGCGCTGCCGATGCCGCCGGCGTGGCAACGAGTGGCGGCGGTGCTGCTACCTCTGAGTTTTCCCGACGAAGCAATCCTGGCGTTGATGGCGGAAGTGGTAGAGATTCGCTGAGCACTACGGGATCAGCAGCACCTTGCCGACGCTGCGGCGCGAGGCGATTTCGTCCAGCGCCGCCGCCGCTTCGCTCAAGGGGAAGGTGGCGGAGATCACCGGACGAATCGCCCCGCGCCGGTAGAGCTCGAACAGGGCGTGCAGCGCCTGCGAGACCAGCTCGGGAACCTGGCGCTGGAAGCCCCCGAGCCCCATGCCGGCCACGGTGATGTTCTTCAACAGCACGCGGTTCGCCTCGATGGTGGGGATCTTGCCGGAGGCGAAGCCAATCACCAACAAGCGGCCGCCGAAGGCGATGCACTTGGTGGAGAGGTCGAAGACTTGGCCGCCGACGGGGTCGTAGATCACGTCGGCACCGCGGCCGCCGGTGGCTTCCTTGACACGCTCAACCCAGTCGGCGCTGTTGTAGTCGAAGGCCGCTTCGGCACCGTGCTCCCGTGCGATCGCGCACTTGCGTTGCGAGCCGGCGGTGGCGAGCACGCGCGCCCCCAGCGCCCGGCCGACTTGCACGGCGGTGAGCCCGACGCCGCCCGCGGCGGCGTGGACGAGCAGG
It encodes:
- a CDS encoding NADPH:quinone oxidoreductase family protein, with translation MRAMVVSEWGEAKGLRLVELPDPQPGPGQVMIDVRASSCNFFDLLMVAGKYQVRPPLPFAPGGEVAGVVRGTGPGVDSVQPGERVFALLDWGGYASVALAPAAGVVSMPAAMPFEHGAGFGIVYLTSYLALVHRAHLRPGDTLLVHAAAGGVGLTAVQVGRALGARVLATAGSQRKCAIAREHGAEAAFDYNSADWVERVKEATGGRGADVIYDPVGGQVFDLSTKCIAFGGRLLVIGFASGKIPTIEANRVLLKNITVAGMGLGGFQRQVPELVSQALHALFELYRRGAIRPVISATFPLSEAAAALDEIASRRSVGKVLLIP